CGGCGTCCGCGCGTGGCCCGCCGTCGCCGCCCGGCCCGCCGTCGCCGCTCGGCCCCGCGTCGCCGCCCGATCCACCGCACGCCGGACCCGGGTCGATCCCGAACATCGCCGCGAGGGTGCACCAGCGCGCACCCGCGCAGATCTCTGCCTGCGCGGTGCCGGCCGGGCACTGCTTCGGCCCGACGATCTCGCTGAACCGCATCACCGGCGTCCAGCTGTCGCCGCCGTCGGCAGACCGCACGACCGCCGCGCGCACGCTCGGGTCGAGTTCCATGTCCGGATCCCAGTTTTCGCTGCACGCGAACAGCGCGCCGTCGCCTCGCTGCCGTACGCACCAGACCCGGGGCGACACCGCGACCGGCGCCCAGGTTGCGCCGCCGTCGGTCGACCGGTGCAGGCCGCCCAGCGGCGAGCCCGCCAGATAGCGACCGTCGTCGAGTTGGGTGACGCGGATCCGACCGGGCGGGTCGGACTGGTTGGCCACCTCGGCAGTGAGGCTGAGCACGCGGCTCCAGGTCGCGCCGGCGTTCGTCGACCGGTACAGGCTCTGTTTCGTGACGTCCGGGTCGCCCGGTACGCGAGCGAGGACGACGTCCGGGGTCGTGCGGTCGACGACCTCGACGAACAGCTTCGCCTCGGCGGGGAGGCCGGCGGGAGTCACGGCGGTCCAGGTCGCTCCGCCGTCGTTGCTGCGAAACAGCAGCGTCTGTGCCGGCGAGAAGCCCCCGCTGCCGTCCGGTTGCGGGGGCACCCACCCGGATACGTACACGCGGTTGGGATCCGACGGCGCGACGCGGATCGTGTCGAACCAGCCGGTGTCGATGTGCAGGTTGCGCTGGGCGAACGTCGAGCCGTCCGCGCTTCGGTAGACGTCGTTCGGGCTCGCGCCGTCGGACGTGACCGCCCAGACGACGCCGTCGCGGTCGATCGCGATGTCGCCGACGAAGCGCCCATCGAGCGGCCCGCCCACCGGTGCGAACGTGCAGCCGCCGTCGCGCGACACGTGCATGCCGAAGATCGTCGTGTTGAAGATCGTGCCGTCGGGCCGGATTGCGTACACCGGGTCGAACGTGTCGCAGCCGTTGAAGCCGCCGTCCCCCGGGCATGCGGCGTCCTCGCACACCCACTCGAACGTGGCGCCCCCGTCCGTGGACAGCAGGAACCCGAAGGTCACCGCCGCGAGCACCCAGTCGTCGTCGGCTGGATGGAAGCGGACGTCCGTCGGCGTCGGACGGCGCCCGTTGGCGTGTGCGACGGGCGCCGATGCCAGCGCATACGCGGCGACGGCGACAGCGACCAGACAGCGACAAACGGCAGTCATCGGTTCCTCCCGCGGAGCGCATCGACTGTACGGCACGCGTGGGCCGGCGGACAACCGTCATCGTGCGCGCGCGCTCCGCTCGCGGCGCATCGGGACGGCCAGCCGGGGCCGCGGCCGCGGAGCCCGGCGTTCGCGCGGCACGCGTTCCGCCGCGCGCGACCCATCCCAGGCGGTCCGTTCGCGAGCCGGCCCGGCGCCGCGGCGCCGCGGCTAGTACAGATACCCGAGCGTCACATAGCCGCCCAGGTAGCGATCCATCGCGCCGCCGACGTCGAGGCTGTTGAGGTCGCCGTCGCGGCCGCTCGACAGCTTGCCGGCGCCCGGCTGGAATGCGTAGCCGACCGCGGTCACCGTGCCGCCGAGTCGGACGAGCCAGTGCGCCGCGGCCTGGACCTCGACGGCGACGTCGCCCGACACGCCGGTGACCTTCGACTTGCCGTACTGGTCCGGCTCGACGATCTGGCCGGCTTTGACGATCGCCATGAACTTGCCTTCGGCGGCCAACGCGATCCGCCGCGACAGCGGCAGGCGCAGCGCCAGCCCGGGGTCGACGTACGTGTAGGCCACATCCGGGACATCGACCACGACGCCGTCGGGCACGTTCGTCTTGTCGATCGTGAACGACAGCTTGTTGTAGCCCACGCTCGCGATCAGCGACGGGTGGGTGTCCTTGCTGCCGAAGTTGTGGCGATACGCGACGTGGACACCCCAGCGCTGGCGCTGCGTCGGCAGCTTCACCGGGTTCATCTCGGCGTCGGCAATCTGCGACGACAGGCCGATGGAGCGCTCGATGTCGAACAGCACGCCGAGGTTCTTGCCCGCGCCGTCGCCATCGCCGGCCGCGAGGGGATAGACGGCGCCGGACACCACGACGCCGGGGGCGAACGCGCCCTTGTACTGCGACGGCGCCTGATCCATCAGGTCGGGCCGGTAGGTGAACAGCAGGCTGCGCCCGATCGCGCTCGCGCCGACGTGGAGGCTCACGGCGGCGGTGCGTGCGGTCACGCCGCGGCGGTGGCGGCGCGGCTGGCGGTCGTCGTCCG
The window above is part of the Deltaproteobacteria bacterium genome. Proteins encoded here:
- a CDS encoding exo-alpha-sialidase → MTAVCRCLVAVAVAAYALASAPVAHANGRRPTPTDVRFHPADDDWVLAAVTFGFLLSTDGGATFEWVCEDAACPGDGGFNGCDTFDPVYAIRPDGTIFNTTIFGMHVSRDGGCTFAPVGGPLDGRFVGDIAIDRDGVVWAVTSDGASPNDVYRSADGSTFAQRNLHIDTGWFDTIRVAPSDPNRVYVSGWVPPQPDGSGGFSPAQTLLFRSNDGGATWTAVTPAGLPAEAKLFVEVVDRTTPDVVLARVPGDPDVTKQSLYRSTNAGATWSRVLSLTAEVANQSDPPGRIRVTQLDDGRYLAGSPLGGLHRSTDGGATWAPVAVSPRVWCVRQRGDGALFACSENWDPDMELDPSVRAAVVRSADGGDSWTPVMRFSEIVGPKQCPAGTAQAEICAGARWCTLAAMFGIDPGPACGGSGGDAGPSGDGGPGGDGGPRADAGSGGGGGTCGCSLAFASALFVIPRRRRRRRRRP